The following are encoded together in the Arthrobacter sp. Y-9 genome:
- a CDS encoding class I adenylate-forming enzyme family protein → MPFLSRLDAWAQESPRRQAVRIGHDALTWEELRSGAAALLTGVPDGGYTLLQEPNSLEFILRWVAGVSGTRRCVVLDAALPDDLSARIREEVAAHWGAPDALATHADRGRAAVPGTSSRETVVVHHAALRGGELADGPADTPFLLALTSGTASLPKAIVRTRASWQASFVSSTEFFGLTRDEITLAPGPLSSGLGLYALSECLHAGAEFRTLQSFDVDAVHDAVEHDGVTRLVLVPSMLRELAERGILAGSDATSLRSIVVAGAKLDPRTLEAARRWASAARIHEYYGAQELSFVSGSRLSPKDPLTGHLLASTSVGRPFPGVSVAILDPDGDPLPDGQTGSIAVRSGMVGDGYLWGDQKDFVRIGDWATVHDQGFLRDGELHFLGRASDMIESGGLVIHPQEIEKALGTLPGVEFALVTGVDDPLRGERLIAAVRTGHRGLGEGQLRMGLADLVDPRMLPEAFHELREVPLTARGKVSRALLRDWILDGDPRVPRLPV, encoded by the coding sequence GTGCCCTTCCTCTCCCGCCTCGATGCCTGGGCACAGGAATCCCCGCGCCGGCAGGCCGTGCGCATCGGCCACGACGCCCTGACCTGGGAGGAACTGCGCTCTGGTGCAGCCGCCCTTCTGACCGGTGTTCCCGACGGCGGCTACACCCTTCTCCAGGAACCCAACTCCCTCGAGTTCATCCTCCGCTGGGTCGCGGGGGTGAGCGGCACCCGACGGTGCGTGGTGCTCGACGCCGCGCTTCCGGACGACCTCTCGGCCCGGATCCGTGAGGAAGTGGCCGCCCACTGGGGTGCGCCGGATGCCCTCGCCACCCACGCCGACCGGGGCCGCGCCGCGGTTCCTGGCACGTCGAGCCGGGAGACCGTCGTCGTGCATCATGCGGCTCTGCGGGGAGGTGAACTGGCGGACGGTCCGGCGGACACTCCCTTCCTGCTCGCCCTGACGTCGGGCACGGCGAGCCTGCCGAAGGCGATCGTCAGGACCAGGGCGTCCTGGCAGGCGTCATTCGTCTCCTCCACGGAGTTCTTCGGGCTCACCCGGGACGAGATCACCCTGGCTCCGGGGCCGCTGTCCTCGGGCCTCGGGCTGTATGCGCTGTCCGAATGCCTCCACGCCGGGGCGGAGTTCCGGACCCTGCAGTCCTTCGACGTGGACGCCGTGCATGATGCCGTGGAGCACGACGGCGTGACACGGCTCGTGCTCGTGCCGTCGATGCTGCGGGAGCTGGCCGAGCGAGGCATCCTGGCCGGCTCCGACGCCACCTCGCTGCGCAGCATCGTGGTGGCCGGCGCCAAACTGGACCCGCGGACTCTCGAAGCGGCCCGTCGCTGGGCCTCGGCGGCGCGGATCCACGAATACTACGGCGCCCAGGAGCTGAGCTTCGTCAGCGGTTCCCGCCTGTCTCCGAAGGACCCGCTGACGGGACATCTCCTGGCCTCCACGAGCGTGGGCCGTCCGTTCCCGGGCGTCTCGGTGGCGATCCTCGACCCTGATGGCGATCCCTTGCCTGACGGTCAGACCGGGTCGATCGCGGTGCGCAGCGGCATGGTGGGGGACGGCTACCTGTGGGGCGATCAGAAGGATTTCGTCCGCATCGGCGACTGGGCGACCGTCCACGATCAGGGTTTCCTCCGCGACGGTGAGCTCCACTTCCTGGGGAGGGCTTCGGACATGATCGAGTCCGGGGGACTCGTGATCCACCCCCAGGAGATCGAGAAGGCCCTCGGCACTCTGCCCGGCGTCGAATTCGCCCTGGTCACCGGCGTCGACGATCCGCTCCGCGGTGAGCGTCTCATCGCCGCGGTGAGGACGGGCCACCGCGGTCTCGGTGAGGGCCAGCTCCGGATGGGGCTGGCCGACCTCGTGGATCCGCGCATGCTGCCCGAGGCGTTCCACGAACTGCGGGAAGTGCCGCTGACCGCCCGCGGGAAGGTCAGCCGCGCCTTGCTGCGCGACTGGATCCTCGACGGCGACCCCCGGGTGCCCCGCCTTCCCGTCTGA
- a CDS encoding neutral zinc metallopeptidase, producing MSFNEGSQLDSSQVEDRRGMSTGVKVGGGIGGGLLILVLTLLGVNTSLLDDLTGGAQQPPAQTQSAGQSGVSQCRTGAQANQQLACRITGTVNSLNDFWPDYLRQYGKQYPRPKTVLFTQRTQSGCGPATTEVGPFYCPADRTAYFDPGFFQELVTQFGSSGGPLAQEYVVAHEFGHHVQNILGTIDYAQRDPQGPQSGGVRVELQADCFAGIWAHYASSQPTASGGQPFLKPLTQTDIRDALSAASSVGDDRIQKAATGRVSPESWTHGSSAQRQKWFLAGYQSGDLNKCDTFSGRV from the coding sequence ATGAGTTTCAACGAAGGCAGTCAGCTCGATTCCTCCCAGGTGGAGGACCGCCGAGGCATGAGCACCGGGGTCAAGGTGGGCGGCGGCATCGGTGGCGGTCTGCTGATCCTGGTCCTGACCCTGTTGGGGGTCAACACCTCGCTCCTCGATGACCTCACGGGTGGCGCCCAGCAGCCGCCCGCCCAGACCCAGTCCGCAGGCCAGAGCGGCGTCTCGCAGTGCCGCACCGGCGCGCAGGCGAACCAGCAGCTGGCCTGTCGGATCACCGGCACGGTGAACAGCCTCAACGACTTCTGGCCCGACTACCTGCGGCAGTACGGGAAGCAGTACCCGCGTCCCAAGACGGTCCTCTTCACGCAGCGCACTCAGAGCGGCTGCGGCCCCGCGACCACCGAGGTGGGACCGTTCTACTGCCCTGCCGACCGGACCGCGTACTTCGACCCCGGGTTCTTCCAGGAACTCGTGACCCAGTTCGGATCGTCCGGCGGTCCCCTGGCGCAGGAGTACGTGGTGGCCCACGAGTTCGGGCACCACGTCCAGAACATCCTGGGGACCATCGACTACGCCCAGCGCGATCCCCAGGGCCCGCAGTCCGGCGGCGTCCGGGTGGAGCTGCAGGCCGATTGCTTCGCCGGCATCTGGGCACACTACGCCAGCAGCCAGCCCACGGCCTCCGGCGGGCAGCCCTTCCTCAAGCCGCTCACGCAGACCGACATCCGGGACGCTCTCTCCGCCGCGTCCTCCGTGGGCGATGACCGGATCCAGAAAGCCGCCACGGGCCGGGTGAGCCCCGAATCCTGGACGCACGGTTCGAGTGCTCAGCGCCAGAAGTGGTTCCTCGCGGGGTACCAGTCCGGCGATCTGAACAAGTGCGACACCTTCTCCGGGCGGGTCTGA
- the polA gene encoding DNA polymerase I, which produces MAFRAFFALPADNFATSTGQHTNAVHGFTSMLINLIKDQQPTHVAVAFDVSDDTTFRKKEYDGYKGGRNATPEEFRGQIDLIDQVMGAWGIKTLRMPGYEADDILATLAAQGEEAGWEVLLVSGDRDAFQLITDNVFVLYPKKGVSDIPRMDADAVREKYFVGPEQYSDLAALVGETADNLPGVPGVGPKTAAKWINLYGGLPGILENLDSIGGKVGDALRAHIEDVKRNRRLNRLLTDLDLDVALDELAAPRPDQDAVEELFDALEFRTLRTRLFALYGEDTEGVQHEGVELPPFEIGADAESLTTFLAGDTGGVPAALAVASVPGGIGQEASAVAILRGESARYLDLTELDAATESVLAAWLADSGQEKAIHEYKEAFKALHARGLTLEGVVDDTSISGYLIQPDRRNYELAELVQHHLKITLESAPVVPAGQLDLGLDVDGTAAQARAEALVREAAAVRALSDHLAPLLVERQADQLLLTLELPVARVLADMEIAGIAVSREKMQEQLDDLARQVEIAQQGAYAAIGHEVNLGSPKQLQTVLFEELALPKTKKIKSGYTTDAASLKNLLEKTGHEFLVQLMAHREASKLRQMVETLYKSVAEDGRIHTTYAQNVAATGRISSNNPNLQNIPVRSEEGRRVRDLFEVSEGYECLLAADYSQIEMRIMAHLSEDAGLIQAYRDGEDLHRYVGSHIFGVAPEDVTSAMRSKVKAMSYGLAYGLTSFGLSKQLEISVDEARTLMKDYFDRFGAVRDYLRGVVEQARQDGYTATIEGRRRYLPDLTSTDRHLREIAERVALNSPIQGSAADIIKRAMLGVARALQEEGLKSRLLLQVHDELVLEVAEGEREQVEQLVIREMGNAAELTVPLDVQVGEGHSWHDAGH; this is translated from the coding sequence ATGGCCTTCCGGGCGTTCTTCGCCCTTCCCGCGGACAACTTCGCCACGTCCACCGGACAGCACACCAATGCCGTGCACGGTTTCACGTCCATGCTCATCAACCTGATCAAGGACCAGCAGCCCACCCACGTGGCGGTCGCCTTCGACGTCTCGGATGACACCACGTTCCGCAAGAAGGAGTACGACGGGTACAAGGGCGGACGCAACGCCACTCCCGAGGAGTTCCGCGGCCAGATCGATCTGATCGACCAGGTGATGGGCGCCTGGGGCATCAAGACCCTGCGCATGCCCGGGTACGAGGCGGATGACATCCTCGCGACCCTCGCCGCCCAGGGTGAGGAGGCGGGCTGGGAGGTCCTCCTGGTCTCGGGTGACCGTGACGCCTTCCAGCTGATCACGGACAACGTCTTCGTCCTGTACCCGAAGAAGGGCGTCTCGGACATCCCCCGCATGGATGCGGACGCGGTCCGGGAGAAGTACTTCGTCGGTCCCGAGCAGTATTCGGATCTGGCGGCGCTCGTGGGGGAGACCGCGGACAACCTCCCCGGCGTGCCCGGCGTCGGCCCCAAGACCGCGGCGAAATGGATCAACCTGTACGGCGGCCTTCCGGGCATTCTGGAGAACCTGGACAGCATCGGCGGCAAGGTGGGAGATGCCCTGCGCGCCCACATCGAGGACGTCAAGCGCAACCGTCGCCTCAACCGTCTGCTGACGGACCTGGATCTGGACGTCGCCCTGGACGAGCTGGCCGCGCCGCGTCCCGACCAGGACGCGGTGGAGGAGCTCTTCGACGCGCTCGAGTTCAGGACGCTGCGCACGCGCCTGTTCGCGCTCTACGGTGAGGACACCGAGGGCGTCCAGCATGAGGGCGTCGAGCTGCCGCCGTTCGAGATCGGGGCCGATGCGGAGTCTCTGACCACGTTCCTGGCCGGCGACACGGGCGGCGTCCCGGCCGCTCTGGCCGTCGCCTCGGTGCCCGGAGGGATCGGTCAGGAGGCCAGCGCCGTCGCGATTCTGCGCGGCGAATCCGCGAGGTACCTGGACCTGACGGAACTCGACGCCGCTACGGAGAGCGTGCTCGCCGCGTGGCTCGCGGACAGCGGCCAGGAGAAGGCGATCCATGAGTACAAGGAAGCCTTCAAGGCGCTGCATGCCCGTGGCCTGACGCTGGAAGGCGTCGTCGATGACACATCGATCTCCGGTTACCTGATCCAGCCCGACCGCCGGAACTACGAGCTGGCCGAGCTGGTGCAGCACCACCTCAAGATCACGCTGGAGTCGGCGCCGGTGGTCCCTGCGGGGCAGCTGGATCTGGGTCTCGACGTCGACGGCACCGCCGCGCAGGCACGCGCCGAGGCGCTGGTGCGGGAAGCGGCGGCCGTGCGCGCGCTGAGTGACCACCTCGCCCCGCTGCTCGTGGAGCGCCAGGCGGATCAGCTGCTGCTCACACTCGAGCTCCCCGTGGCCCGTGTCCTGGCCGACATGGAGATCGCGGGCATCGCGGTGTCCCGGGAGAAGATGCAGGAACAGCTCGACGACCTGGCCCGCCAGGTGGAGATCGCCCAGCAGGGCGCGTACGCCGCGATCGGCCACGAGGTGAACCTCGGCTCGCCCAAGCAGCTGCAGACAGTGCTCTTCGAGGAACTGGCCCTGCCGAAGACCAAGAAGATCAAGTCCGGCTACACCACGGACGCCGCCAGCCTGAAGAACCTGCTGGAGAAGACCGGTCACGAGTTCCTGGTGCAGCTCATGGCCCACCGGGAGGCCTCCAAGCTGCGCCAGATGGTGGAGACCCTGTACAAGTCCGTGGCGGAGGATGGCCGCATCCACACCACGTACGCCCAGAACGTCGCGGCCACGGGGCGTATCTCCAGCAACAACCCGAACCTGCAGAACATCCCGGTCCGCAGCGAGGAGGGCCGACGGGTCCGTGATCTCTTCGAGGTCTCCGAGGGGTACGAGTGCCTTCTCGCCGCCGACTACTCCCAGATCGAAATGCGCATCATGGCGCACCTCTCCGAGGACGCCGGGCTGATCCAGGCGTACCGCGACGGCGAGGACCTGCACCGCTACGTCGGCTCGCACATCTTCGGCGTGGCTCCGGAGGACGTCACGAGCGCCATGCGCTCCAAGGTGAAGGCCATGTCCTACGGCCTCGCGTACGGCCTGACGAGCTTCGGGCTCTCCAAGCAGCTGGAGATCTCGGTGGACGAGGCGCGGACGCTCATGAAGGACTACTTCGACCGCTTCGGAGCCGTGCGCGACTACCTGCGGGGCGTCGTCGAGCAGGCCCGTCAGGATGGCTACACGGCCACCATCGAGGGCCGGCGCCGGTACCTGCCGGACCTGACCAGCACCGATCGGCACCTGCGGGAGATCGCCGAGCGCGTGGCCCTCAACTCGCCGATCCAGGGTTCTGCCGCGGACATCATCAAGCGGGCCATGCTCGGCGTCGCACGGGCGCTTCAGGAGGAGGGCCTCAAGTCCCGTCTGCTGCTCCAGGTCCATGACGAACTCGTCCTGGAAGTGGCCGAGGGTGAGCGCGAACAGGTCGAGCAGCTGGTCATCCGTGAGATGGGCAACGCGGCTGAACTGACCGTGCCGCTCGACGTCCAGGTGGGCGAGGGCCACAGCTGGCACGACGCCGGGCACTGA
- a CDS encoding dihydrofolate reductase family protein: MGKFQYFTAVSLDGFIATETDSLDWLLNAEETGSEGRIEEFYAGVGCLVMGGTTYQWILDHFEGEWPYSGTPVWVFTHHEMPVYPGGDVTLIRGDVEEFVPDFLRDAGDKDVWVMGGGELAAQFAAAGHLDELILTVMPVILGSGKRILPLTGGLRHLELLESAAVGNVLELRYALKPAT; encoded by the coding sequence ATGGGGAAATTCCAGTACTTCACCGCAGTGTCCCTGGACGGCTTCATCGCCACCGAAACCGATTCGCTCGACTGGCTGCTGAACGCCGAGGAGACGGGGTCCGAGGGGCGGATCGAGGAGTTCTACGCCGGCGTCGGCTGCCTCGTCATGGGCGGCACCACCTACCAGTGGATCCTTGATCATTTCGAGGGCGAATGGCCGTACAGCGGCACGCCCGTCTGGGTGTTCACCCATCACGAGATGCCCGTCTACCCGGGCGGCGATGTCACGCTCATCCGCGGGGATGTCGAAGAGTTCGTCCCGGATTTCCTGCGCGACGCCGGGGACAAGGACGTCTGGGTCATGGGCGGCGGTGAGCTGGCGGCGCAGTTCGCCGCGGCCGGGCATCTCGACGAGCTCATCCTCACGGTCATGCCGGTCATCCTGGGTTCGGGGAAGCGCATCCTGCCCCTCACCGGCGGCCTGCGGCACCTCGAACTGCTGGAGAGCGCAGCCGTGGGCAACGTCCTGGAACTCCGGTACGCGCTCAAACCCGCCACCTGA
- a CDS encoding inorganic phosphate transporter: MDVTFMAALVIVLALFFDFTNGFHDTANAMATPIATGAIKPKTAVALAAALNLVGAFLSTEVAKTVSGGIIREGSDGVHITPEIIFAGLMGAILWNMFTWLKGLPSSSSHALFGGLIGAAVVGIGVYSVNFDTVMLKVILPAVFAPVIAGGVAYICTRLAYALTSRHDPETGDKLTQKRGGFRTGQIFTSSLVALAHGTNDAQKTMGIITLVLIASGTQPAGSGPEFWVIAACALAIAIGTYSGGWRIIRTMGSGLTEVKPAQGFSAETSTAAAILASSHLGFALSTTQVASGSVIGSGLGRKGTTVRWGMVGKIATGWLFTLPAAAVVGALTALLVGTGPVGTAIAIAVGIGTIVAMFVYSRKSHVSHANAVEVEEAGTAVRFQKKKKASKASKATNNEVQE, encoded by the coding sequence GTGGACGTCACCTTCATGGCAGCGCTGGTTATTGTGCTGGCTCTGTTCTTCGATTTCACAAATGGTTTCCACGACACCGCGAATGCCATGGCGACCCCCATCGCCACCGGTGCCATCAAACCCAAGACGGCCGTCGCCCTCGCCGCGGCGCTGAATCTGGTGGGAGCCTTCCTCTCCACGGAGGTCGCCAAGACCGTCTCCGGCGGGATCATCCGGGAAGGCTCGGATGGAGTGCACATCACCCCGGAGATCATCTTCGCCGGCCTGATGGGCGCGATCCTCTGGAACATGTTCACCTGGCTCAAGGGCCTGCCGTCGAGTTCCTCACACGCCCTGTTCGGCGGCCTCATCGGCGCGGCCGTGGTCGGCATCGGCGTGTACTCGGTCAATTTCGACACGGTGATGCTGAAGGTCATCCTTCCGGCGGTCTTCGCCCCGGTCATCGCCGGCGGCGTCGCGTACATCTGCACCCGTCTGGCCTATGCGCTGACCTCGCGGCATGACCCCGAGACCGGCGACAAGCTCACTCAGAAGCGCGGCGGCTTCCGCACCGGACAGATCTTCACGTCCAGCCTGGTCGCCCTGGCACACGGCACCAACGACGCGCAGAAGACCATGGGCATCATCACCCTGGTCCTGATCGCCAGCGGCACGCAGCCGGCCGGTTCCGGTCCGGAGTTCTGGGTCATCGCGGCCTGTGCCCTCGCCATCGCCATCGGCACGTACTCCGGCGGTTGGCGCATCATCCGGACCATGGGCTCCGGTCTGACCGAAGTGAAGCCCGCCCAGGGCTTCTCCGCGGAGACCAGCACGGCCGCCGCCATCCTGGCGTCCTCGCACCTCGGCTTCGCACTGTCCACCACGCAGGTGGCGTCCGGCTCGGTGATCGGCTCCGGACTGGGCCGTAAAGGCACCACGGTGCGCTGGGGCATGGTGGGCAAGATCGCCACCGGTTGGCTCTTCACGCTTCCCGCGGCCGCCGTCGTCGGCGCCCTCACCGCGCTGCTGGTAGGGACCGGCCCGGTCGGCACCGCCATCGCGATCGCGGTCGGCATCGGCACGATCGTCGCCATGTTCGTCTACTCCCGCAAGTCGCATGTGAGCCATGCGAACGCGGTCGAGGTCGAAGAGGCCGGCACGGCCGTCCGCTTCCAGAAAAAGAAGAAGGCTTCCAAGGCCTCCAAGGCGACGAACAACGAGGTCCAGGAATGA
- a CDS encoding L-threonylcarbamoyladenylate synthase, with translation MARYFDIHPLDPQPRLVQQVVQIIRDGGLVAYPTDSCYALGAALGNQEALNRIRQIRHLDDKHHFTLVCSSFAQMGQLVNIGNDAFRDIKAVTPGSYTFILPATKEVPRRLLQPKKKTVGVRIPDHRVTQAILEELGEPLLSSTLLLPGQETPMVEGWEIKEELDHQVDAVIDAGECGAEPTTVIDYSSGYPEIARYGMGDPSRFE, from the coding sequence ATGGCCCGCTATTTCGACATCCACCCCCTGGACCCTCAGCCCCGCCTCGTGCAGCAGGTGGTGCAGATCATCCGCGACGGCGGTCTGGTGGCCTACCCGACCGACTCCTGTTACGCGCTCGGCGCCGCCCTCGGCAATCAGGAGGCGCTCAACCGCATCCGCCAGATCCGGCACCTGGATGACAAGCACCACTTCACCCTGGTCTGCAGCAGCTTCGCCCAGATGGGCCAGCTCGTGAACATCGGCAATGACGCCTTCCGCGACATCAAGGCGGTGACCCCGGGCAGCTACACCTTCATCCTGCCGGCCACCAAGGAGGTGCCGCGCCGCCTCCTGCAGCCCAAGAAGAAGACCGTGGGCGTGCGTATCCCGGACCATCGCGTGACGCAGGCGATTCTCGAGGAGCTCGGCGAGCCGCTCCTGTCCTCCACCTTGCTGCTGCCCGGTCAGGAGACCCCCATGGTCGAGGGCTGGGAGATCAAGGAGGAGCTGGACCACCAGGTGGACGCCGTGATCGACGCCGGTGAATGCGGCGCGGAGCCCACCACGGTGATCGACTACTCGAGCGGCTACCCGGAGATCGCCCGCTACGGCATGGGCGATCCGTCCCGCTTCGAATAG
- a CDS encoding helix-turn-helix domain-containing protein: MMHAPAHGAAGQPVSFQRSHDFEAFRESVSSSFVPLKVSGPEHGVFFSSIRSASALDFHLTELTAGGHQVERTPELIRQGGDDYYKVSLVLAGSSLLIQDSREVFLQPGDLAVYDTSRPYSVISEEQTRVLVAMFPKSTFELPESQIHQISAVNLAAPGQLGSLAAALLAKVSTSLDQLSGPFGVRIANSCLDVLATAFAGSLGAQRPVVDPREKLLADIHAYIERNLASPDLTPGSIAAAHYISTRHLHGLFHSQGVTVSAWIRQQRLARCQRELSDPFLVNRSVASIAASWGFPDPAHFSRTFKSTFGESPRDFRMRFAA, encoded by the coding sequence ATGATGCACGCTCCCGCACACGGCGCCGCCGGACAGCCTGTCAGTTTTCAGCGCAGCCACGACTTCGAAGCCTTCCGGGAGAGTGTCTCGTCCTCCTTCGTCCCCTTGAAGGTGTCCGGCCCGGAGCACGGGGTGTTCTTCAGCAGCATCCGCTCCGCCTCGGCCCTGGACTTCCACCTGACCGAGCTCACGGCTGGCGGACATCAGGTGGAACGGACCCCGGAGCTGATCCGGCAGGGCGGCGATGACTACTACAAGGTCAGCCTCGTCCTGGCGGGGTCGAGCCTGCTGATCCAGGACTCGCGCGAAGTGTTCCTCCAGCCCGGCGACCTGGCGGTCTACGACACCTCCCGGCCGTATTCCGTGATCTCCGAGGAGCAGACCCGGGTGCTCGTGGCCATGTTCCCGAAGTCCACCTTCGAGCTCCCCGAATCCCAGATCCACCAGATCTCCGCCGTCAACCTCGCCGCTCCGGGGCAGCTCGGCAGCCTCGCCGCCGCGCTCCTGGCCAAAGTGTCCACGAGTCTCGACCAGCTCTCGGGCCCCTTCGGCGTACGGATCGCCAACTCCTGTCTGGACGTCCTCGCCACCGCGTTCGCCGGGTCGCTCGGCGCCCAGCGCCCCGTCGTCGACCCGCGGGAGAAGCTGCTGGCCGACATCCACGCGTACATCGAGCGCAACCTCGCCTCACCGGACCTGACCCCGGGTTCCATCGCGGCGGCCCATTACATCTCCACTCGGCATCTGCACGGGCTCTTCCACTCCCAGGGCGTGACGGTGTCCGCCTGGATCCGTCAGCAGCGCCTCGCCCGGTGCCAGCGCGAACTCTCCGATCCGTTCCTCGTAAACCGCTCGGTCGCCTCCATCGCGGCCTCGTGGGGGTTCCCGGACCCGGCCCACTTCAGCCGCACCTTCAAGTCGACGTTCGGGGAGAGCCCGCGCGACTTCCGGATGCGCTTCGCCGCCTGA
- a CDS encoding primary-amine oxidase, with the protein MAHGHTDTTLHTHGERTTEPREVAHPLDPLTAEEIARVRAVLDDAGLLGATVRVPQLLPLAPEAAWLDRWQAGAALERRVEVVLLDVATGEATRAVVLLSEPGSDEVGIVESVRTIDTDTEGQPQYLFEEYDRVERIVKDDPSWQAAMERRGLGDRRELAFCAPLAPGHFGREDESGTRVIRSLTFLRDHEGDSPWAHPVEGLVVHIDLTRERVIRVEDEGDVPVPEGSGDYSLSAWGPARESLKPIEITQPEGPSFQVDGSKVTWENWSFRVGFNAREGLVLNALTFRDGTRERSVLRRASVPEMVVPYGDTAIGRYWISYFDAGEYLLGKNANALTLGCDCLGVIHYFDQFVADDHGHPVKIPHAVCMHEEDYGILWKHTDTEGNTEVRRSRRLVISYFSTIGNYDYGFFWYLYLDGTIQLEAKATGIVFAGAGHPGAENPHAPEVAPGVFAPVHQHLFCARLETAVDTPENSLYEVEVRGVPTGPSNPYGNAFTWEERLLPTESTARRKADPAVGRVWEVRSGSATNAVGRPTAYRLHPHTGPVLMAQPEATVFQRATFATEHLWATPLRSEERFPAGDFPNANPGGAGLPAWTAADRPLEDERLVLWHVFGPTHVPRTEDWPIMPVDYSGFSLKPHGFLDRNPALDLADGATSAGAGCCGGAQACTCH; encoded by the coding sequence ATGGCACACGGGCACACGGACACCACTCTTCACACCCACGGGGAACGGACCACGGAGCCACGCGAGGTGGCGCATCCGTTGGACCCGCTCACGGCGGAGGAGATCGCCCGGGTCCGGGCCGTGCTGGACGACGCCGGGCTGCTGGGAGCCACGGTCCGCGTGCCACAGCTCCTGCCGCTGGCGCCCGAGGCCGCCTGGCTGGATCGCTGGCAGGCGGGCGCGGCCCTGGAACGACGCGTCGAGGTGGTGCTCCTGGATGTCGCCACGGGCGAGGCCACCCGGGCCGTCGTCCTGCTCAGCGAGCCGGGGTCGGACGAGGTGGGCATCGTGGAGTCGGTCCGCACGATCGACACGGACACCGAAGGCCAGCCGCAGTACCTCTTCGAGGAGTACGACCGCGTGGAACGGATCGTCAAAGACGACCCGTCCTGGCAGGCCGCCATGGAACGCCGCGGGCTTGGAGACCGCCGGGAACTCGCGTTCTGCGCGCCCCTGGCCCCGGGCCACTTCGGCCGTGAAGATGAGAGCGGCACGCGGGTCATCCGGTCCCTCACCTTCCTCCGCGACCACGAGGGCGACAGCCCCTGGGCCCACCCCGTCGAGGGGCTGGTGGTCCACATCGACCTCACCCGCGAGCGCGTGATCCGCGTGGAGGACGAGGGGGACGTGCCCGTGCCCGAGGGCTCGGGCGACTACTCGCTCTCCGCCTGGGGCCCGGCCCGCGAGAGCCTCAAGCCGATCGAGATCACCCAGCCGGAGGGCCCGAGCTTCCAGGTGGACGGCTCGAAGGTGACGTGGGAGAACTGGTCGTTCCGGGTGGGGTTCAATGCCCGGGAGGGTCTGGTGCTCAACGCCCTGACCTTCCGGGACGGTACGCGGGAGCGCAGCGTCCTGCGCCGGGCCAGTGTCCCCGAGATGGTGGTGCCGTACGGCGACACGGCGATCGGGCGGTACTGGATCAGCTACTTCGACGCCGGCGAGTACCTCCTGGGAAAGAACGCCAACGCGCTCACCCTCGGCTGCGACTGTCTCGGCGTGATCCACTACTTCGATCAGTTCGTGGCGGACGATCACGGGCACCCCGTGAAGATCCCGCACGCCGTGTGCATGCACGAGGAGGACTACGGGATCCTCTGGAAGCACACGGACACGGAGGGCAACACGGAGGTCCGCCGCTCCCGCCGTCTGGTCATCTCCTACTTCTCCACCATCGGCAACTACGACTACGGCTTCTTCTGGTACCTGTACCTGGACGGGACGATCCAGCTGGAGGCGAAGGCCACCGGGATCGTGTTCGCGGGGGCGGGCCATCCCGGCGCCGAGAATCCGCACGCCCCCGAGGTGGCCCCGGGTGTCTTCGCCCCGGTGCATCAGCACCTGTTCTGCGCCCGTCTGGAGACCGCGGTGGACACGCCGGAGAACTCGCTCTACGAGGTCGAGGTGCGCGGCGTCCCCACCGGTCCGTCCAACCCGTACGGCAACGCCTTCACCTGGGAGGAACGGCTCCTGCCCACGGAGTCGACCGCCCGCAGGAAGGCGGACCCTGCAGTGGGACGCGTCTGGGAGGTCCGGAGCGGCTCCGCCACGAACGCCGTGGGCCGTCCCACCGCGTACCGGCTCCACCCGCACACGGGGCCGGTCCTCATGGCCCAGCCGGAGGCGACCGTGTTCCAGCGGGCGACCTTCGCCACGGAACACCTGTGGGCGACACCGCTCCGCAGCGAGGAGCGGTTCCCGGCGGGTGACTTCCCGAACGCGAACCCGGGCGGCGCGGGGCTCCCGGCCTGGACGGCGGCCGACCGGCCCCTGGAGGACGAACGTCTGGTCCTCTGGCACGTCTTCGGTCCCACGCACGTCCCGCGCACCGAGGACTGGCCGATCATGCCCGTGGACTACTCGGGTTTCAGCCTCAAGCCGCACGGTTTCCTGGACCGGAACCCTGCCCTCGATCTCGCGGACGGCGCCACGAGCGCCGGCGCCGGGTGCTGCGGCGGCGCGCAGGCCTGCACCTGCCACTGA